Proteins co-encoded in one Medicago truncatula cultivar Jemalong A17 chromosome 8, MtrunA17r5.0-ANR, whole genome shotgun sequence genomic window:
- the LOC11412397 gene encoding uncharacterized protein At5g39865, whose translation MGCVSSHLLNHEDEFGTSALGVGHHIVSLTSTTYGLLNTLDPPTTTTPPPPPPEIINSWELMEGLDTESFRFSPLTPPSSKPSHKENTNPNLNLNLNLNPALKKPGWTLSDRFERICPPNGEKKVVIYTTTLRGVRRTFEACNAVRAAFDAFGVQICERDVSMDSGFKEELRELLKEKMVVPPRVFVKGYYIGGAEEMLKVVEEGLLGEVIQGLPRKAVGGGGVCEGCGDMRFLPCFRCNGSCKMVNKQKQGNTVVVKCGDCNENGLVQCPICS comes from the coding sequence atGGGTTGCGTGTCTTCACATCTGTTGAACCACGAAGACGAATTCGGCACCTCCGCACTCGGTGTCGGCCACCACATCGTCTCTTTAACTTCCACCACTTACGGCCTTCTCAACACCCTTGATCCACCCACAACCACcactcctcctcctccaccgCCTGAAATCATTAACTCTTGGGAACTCATGGAAGGCCTAGACACCGAAAGCTTCCGCTTCTCACCCCTAACTCCACCATCATCAAAACCCTCTCACAAAGAAAACACCAATccaaacctaaacctaaacctaaacctaaaccctgcTTTGAAAAAACCTGGTTGGACGCTTTCGGATCGGTTTGAGAGGATATGTCCACCAAACGGAGAGAAGAAAGTGGTGATCTATACAACAACGTTGAGAGGTGTTCGGAGGACATTTGAGGCTTGCAATGCGGTGAGAGCAGCTTTTGATGCATTTGGTGTACAAATATGCGAGCGTGACGTTTCGATGGATAGTGGGTTTAAAGAGGAACTGAGGGAGCTTCTGAAAGAGAAGATGGTGGTTCCGCCGAGAGTGTTTGTGAAGGGATATTATATCGGTGGTGCTGAAGAGATGTTGAAGGTTGTGGAAGAGGGTTTGTTGGGAGAGGTTATTCAGGGTTTGCCAAGAAAAGCTGTTGGTGGAGGAGGTGTATGTGAGGGTTGTGGTGATATGAGATTCTTGCCTTGTTTTCGATGTAACGGAAGCTGTAAGATGGTGAATAAACAGAAACAGGGGAACACTGTTGTTGTTAAGTGTGGTGATTGTAATGAAAATGGGTTAGTTCAGTGCCCAATTTGTAGTTag